The Xiphias gladius isolate SHS-SW01 ecotype Sanya breed wild chromosome 9, ASM1685928v1, whole genome shotgun sequence genome window below encodes:
- the mrtfab gene encoding myocardin related transcription factor Ab isoform X11, with translation MIMLDTNHCLSFDPSPMGSPPMGDDMEKAGLKMDHDRHVYHSLKEVLQLKLQQRRTREELVSQGIMPPLKSPAAFHEQRRSLERARTEDYLKRKIRSRPERSELVRMHILEETSAEPSLQAKQLQLKRARLADDLNDKISHRPGPIELVHKNILSVSCPLQNSLLDSPKGAGGESSSLDEDSSDALSPDQLTNHDSPLSAVPQLSPSDALTQNGDISPTQFLTQLPPPPPPPPPPQVNGSDSSQLPKLTNGTTLNSANSRPSTGQVKSQAKMSSDRPPQRPKKPKDNKPKVKKLKYHQYIPPDQKADKERPPQMDSSYAKLLQQQQLFLQLQILSQQQQHYNYHTILPAPPKPPTEQPPTANSGPSPSRSVPTSTTLAPSSQSGTARQSQTAGGGAKLGTLPANLDEFKVAELKQELKLRGLTVSGTKNDLIERLRNYQEQNGSTTAVLKNGILQPSQQGTNSAASTITSSPTTTTALDHQSGEGGFKLALSSLAHAVPGRVMRFGSTSSSPPVSPTPSERSLAGMSPDETSCNGDMFGEMVSSPLTQLTLHPSPQHPSNISPLSQLLSKVKEEIQSPCSLSRSSAASVQPPEALPGVAMETSSMDKDQMLQEKDKQIEELTRMLRQKQRLVETLRSQLEQGKMASGLVVEKEGSEKSKTLPEVKLQTLIKASAIQPPTLPNGIVVKVKKEVEPEEEMEGVTEEAQARKLAQPMQCSQETLLRLQQIHRLQVQQAEQQKQQIQQPKQQHSQVQLQKMADAKSNPQKQQQQKKEAQILLHQQQQLQQLIIQQTQQKQLQAQQKLAQQKLAQQKLAQQKLVQQNQLKQTQGQVQQSQQKNQVQLKQVQVQIQNQTVASQKPNVTQTQQRKHLKAQQRQQQKQQAAAVASQQVTPVLINQQNGTQIHTQAISLDLLKASGTPTLVTDSNGNHYLIALTSHTTDGQNGVSSLAKTNGRITLQRLQSTPSKLPSTDSQSKEQTQAETVSQPIKKGQKTGLHLDTNGVPQPSLSVTAPPNLQPFFDDMSDSESQSNLISSLKENGVNSQQMDDLFDILLKSGEIPGFKSNPDPSLAPLHSDPPSPSSPPSPLHLSPPTPTEPLISPQPSVGEPCTGSGRLEDFLESTTGAPLLGVEPDGGLTLIDDLHNQMLSTPSILDHPPSPMDTSDLGFSPHSTGLDFGDPTLDSMDWLDISMVGSASGGSGGGGGGRGGGGGAVEGDGGTSLAPLAPHTPPSVFSADFLDSTDLQLHWESCL, from the exons CGAACAGCGGAGGAGTCTGGAGCGAGCAAGG ACTGAGGACTATCTGAAGAGGAAGATCCGAAGTCGTCCTGAGCGCTCTGAGCTGGTCAGGATGCACATTCTGGAGG AGACGTCAGCAGAGCCATCCCTGCAGGCCAAGCAGCTGCAGCTCAAGCGAGCAAGACTGGCAGACGACCTCAACGACAAGATATCCCACAGACCGGGTCCTATCGAACTGGTTCACAAGAACATCCTGTCTGTCAGCTGCCCTCTACAGAACTCACTGCTGG ATTCTCCAAAGGGAGCCGGGGGAGAGAGCTCGTCTTTAGATGAAGACAGCAGCGATGCTCTGTCACCAGACCAGCTAACCAATCACGACTCTCCCCTGAGTGCCGTCCCTCAGCTGTCCCCCTCCGATGCACTCACCCAGAATGGGGACATTTCTCCCACACAG TTCCTTACTCAGCTCCCTCCTCCACcgcctccaccacctcctccccagGTGAATGGCTCAGATTCCTCCCAACTCCCAAAATTGACAAATGGAACCACGCTGAACTCAGCAAACTCCCGCCCCTCTACTGGACAGGTCAAG TCTCAGGCCAAGATGAGTTCAGATCGTCCTCCACAGAGACCTAAGAAACCAAAGGACAACAAACCCAAG GTGAAGAAGCTGAAGTACCACCAGTACATCCCTCCAGACCAGAAAGCAGACAAGGAGCGTCCGCCACAGATGGACTCGTCCTACGCAAAGCTCCTCCAGCAACAGCAGCTCTTCCTGCAGCTGCAGATcctcagccagcagcagcagcactacAACTACCACACCATCTTGCCTGCCCCTCCCAA GCCTCCAACCGAGCAGCCTCCCACAGCCAACTCTGGCCCTTCTCCCTCTCGCAGCGTTCCCACATCAACCACCCTGGCCCCCTCCAGTCAGAGCGGCACTGCCCGTCAGAGCCAAACTGCAGGGGGAGGAGCCAAACTCGGCACTCTGCCAGCCAACCTGGATGAGTTCAAA GTTGCCGAGTTAAAACAGGAACTGAAATTACGCGGTTTGACTGTCTCAGGCACCAAGAATGATCTCATTGAGAGGCTCCGCAACTACCAGGAACAAAATGGCAGCACCACAGCGGTTTTGAAAAATGGCATATTGCAGCCCAGCCAGCAGGGCACTAACTCAGCTGCTAGCACCATCACATCCTCTCCAACCACAACTACCGCCCTTGACCACCAGTCAGGTGAGGGTGGGTTTAAGTTAGCTTTGTCCTCATTGGCTCATGCGGTACCTGGGAGAGTCATGCGTTTTGGCAGCACCAGCTCCAGCCCTCCCGTGTCGCCGACTCCATCTGAGAGGTCTTTGGCTGGGATGAGTCCAGATGAGACGAGCTGTAACGGAGACATGTTTGGAGAGATG GTGAGCTCTCCCTTGACCCAACTCACCCTGCACCCATCTCCTCAGCACCCATCAAACATCTCTCCGCTCTCACAGCTACTCTCCAAGGTCAAAGAGGAGATCCAGAGCCCATGCAGCCTGTCCAGGTCTTCAGCTGCCTCGGTCCAGCCTCCAGAGGCCCTGCCGGGGGTAGCCATGGAAACGTCCTCCATGGACAAGGATCAGATGCTCCAGGAGAAAGATAAACAGATTGAGGAGTTAACCAGGATGCTGAGGCAGAAGCAGAGGCTAGTGGAAACCCTCAGGTCCCAGCTGGAGCAGGGTAAGATGGCGAGTGGATTAGTGGTGGAGAAGGAAGGAAGTGAGAAGAGCAAAACATTACCAGAGGTTAAGCTTCAAACTCTAATAAAAGCCTCAGCCATTCAACCCCCGACTCTTCCTAACGGTATAGTGGTGAAGGTGAAGAAGGAGGTGGAGCCGGAGGAAGAAATGGAGGGCGTAACAGAGGAGGCCCAGGCAAGGAAGCTGGCCCAGCCGATGCAGTGCTCTCAGGAGACTCTGCTCAGGCTCCAGCAGATTCATCGGCTGCAGGTCCAACAAGCTgaacagcaaaaacagcagATACAACAACCCAAACAGCAGCATAGTCAGGTGCAACTGCAGAAGATGGCAGATGCTAAGTCAAACCctcaaaaacaacagcagcaaaaaaaagaagctcaaaTCCTgctccatcagcagcagcaactcCAGCAACTTATCATACAGCAAACCCAACAGAAACAGCTCCAGGCCCAGCAGAAGTTAGCACAGCAGAAACTGGCCCAGCAGAAACTCGCACAACAGAAGCTGGTGCAGCAGAACCAGCTCAAACAAACCCAAGGGCAGGTTCAACAGAGCCAGCAGAAGAACCAAGTCCAGCTGAAGCAGGTTCAGGTGCAGATCCAGAACCAGACAGTGGCAAGCCAGAAGCCCAATGTGACCCAAACCCAGCAGAGGAAACACCTGAAGGCTCAGCaaaggcagcagcagaaacagcaggcagcagctgtCGCATCACAACAG GTCACTCCAGTCCTCATCAACCAACAGAACGGCACTCAGATTCACACTCAGGCCATTTCATTAGACCTCCTCAAGGCCAGTGGCACACCCACACTGGTCACCGACAGCAACGGCAACCACTACCTGATCGCTCTGACCAGTCACACTACAGACGGACAGAATGGAGTGTCCTCATTGGCCAAAACCAATGGACGCATCACACTGCAG aGATTGCAGTCGACTCCAAGTAAACTCCCCAGCACCGACAGTCAATCAAAAGAGCAGACACAGGCCGAGACTGTGAGCCAGCCAATCAAAAAG GGACAGAAGACGGGGCTGCACCTGGACACCAATGGTGTTCCACAACCCAGCCTGTCAGTCACAGCTCCGCCCAACCTGCAGCCCTTCTTCGACGACATGTCAGACAGTGAAAGCCAGAGCAACTTAATCTCTTCTCTCAAG GAGAATGGCGTGAATAGTCAGCAGATGGACGACCTGTTTGACATCCTGCTCAAGAGTGGAG AAATCCCCGGCTTCAAGTCGAACCCGGACCCTTCCCTCGCCCCTCTCCATTCTGACCCgccctccccctcttctcccccatctcccctccacctctccccTCCCACCCCTACAGAGCCCCTCATCTCCCCTCAGCCTTCAGTGGGAGAGCCCTGCACAGGCAGCGGACGCCTGGAGGACTTCCTGGAGAGCACCACAGGCGCCCCACTGCTGGGCGTGGAGCCCGACGGCGGTCTGACGCTGATCGATGACCTCCACAACCAAATGCTGAGCACGCCCAGCATCCTGGaccaccctccctcccccatGGACACATCTGACCTGGGCTTCTCCCCCCATTCTACGGGGTTGGACTTTGGCGACCCCACCTTGGACAGCATGGACTGGCTGGATATCTCCATGGTGGGGAGCGCCAGCGGAGGGAGCGGGGGCGGcggaggggggagaggaggaggaggcggagctGTTGAAGGAGACGGGGGGACGAGTCTGGCCCCGCTGGCGCCGCACACTCCGCCGAGCGTCTTCTCGGCCGATTTTCTGGACAGCACAGACCTGCAGCTGCACTGGGAGTCATGTCTGTAG
- the mrtfab gene encoding myocardin related transcription factor Ab isoform X3, with protein MIMLDTNHCLSFDPSPMGSPPMGDDMEKAGLKMDHDRHVYHSLKEVLQLKLQQRRTREELVSQGIMPPLKSPAAFHEQRRSLERARTEDYLKRKIRSRPERSELVRMHILEETSAEPSLQAKQLQLKRARLADDLNDKISHRPGPIELVHKNILSVSCPLQNSLLDSPKGAGGESSSLDEDSSDALSPDQLTNHDSPLSAVPQLSPSDALTQNGDISPTQFLTQLPPPPPPPPPPQVNGSDSSQLPKLTNGTTLNSANSRPSTGQVKSQAKMSSDRPPQRPKKPKDNKPKVKKLKYHQYIPPDQKADKERPPQMDSSYAKLLQQQQLFLQLQILSQQQQHYNYHTILPAPPKPPTEQPPTANSGPSPSRSVPTSTTLAPSSQSGTARQSQTAGGGAKLGTLPANLDEFKVAELKQELKLRGLTVSGTKNDLIERLRNYQEQNGSTTAVLKNGILQPSQQGTNSAASTITSSPTTTTALDHQSGEGGFKLALSSLAHAVPGRVMRFGSTSSSPPVSPTPSERSLAGMSPDETSCNGDMFGEMVSSPLTQLTLHPSPQHPSNISPLSQLLSKVKEEIQSPCSLSRSSAASVQPPEALPGVAMETSSMDKDQMLQEKDKQIEELTRMLRQKQRLVETLRSQLEQGKMASGLVVEKEGSEKSKTLPEVKLQTLIKASAIQPPTLPNGIVVKVKKEVEPEEEMEGVTEEAQARKLAQPMQCSQETLLRLQQIHRLQVQQAEQQKQQIQQPKQQHSQVQLQKMADAKSNPQKQQQQKKEAQILLHQQQQLQQLIIQQTQQKQLQAQQKLAQQKLAQQKLAQQKLVQQNQLKQTQGQVQQSQQKNQVQLKQVQVQIQNQTVASQKPNVTQTQQRKHLKAQQRQQQKQQAAAVASQQVTPVLINQQNGTQIHTQAISLDLLKASGTPTLVTDSNGNHYLIALTSHTTDGQNGVSSLAKTNGRITLQRLQSTPSKLPSTDSQSKEQTQAETVSQPIKKGQKTGLHLDTNGVPQPSLSVTAPPNLQPFFDDMSDSESQSNLISSLKREEVCPPYDRHTLFTPPSPKPNTSLPTQHSKQENGVNSQQMDDLFDILLKSGEIPGFKSNPDPSLAPLHSDPPSPSSPPSPLHLSPPTPTEPLISPQPSVGEPCTGSGRLEDFLESTTGAPLLGVEPDGGLTLIDDLHNQMLSTPSILDHPPSPMDTSDLGFSPHSTGLDFGDPTLDSMDWLDISMVGSASGGSGGGGGGRGGGGGAVEGDGGTSLAPLAPHTPPSVFSADFLDSTDLQLHWESCL; from the exons CGAACAGCGGAGGAGTCTGGAGCGAGCAAGG ACTGAGGACTATCTGAAGAGGAAGATCCGAAGTCGTCCTGAGCGCTCTGAGCTGGTCAGGATGCACATTCTGGAGG AGACGTCAGCAGAGCCATCCCTGCAGGCCAAGCAGCTGCAGCTCAAGCGAGCAAGACTGGCAGACGACCTCAACGACAAGATATCCCACAGACCGGGTCCTATCGAACTGGTTCACAAGAACATCCTGTCTGTCAGCTGCCCTCTACAGAACTCACTGCTGG ATTCTCCAAAGGGAGCCGGGGGAGAGAGCTCGTCTTTAGATGAAGACAGCAGCGATGCTCTGTCACCAGACCAGCTAACCAATCACGACTCTCCCCTGAGTGCCGTCCCTCAGCTGTCCCCCTCCGATGCACTCACCCAGAATGGGGACATTTCTCCCACACAG TTCCTTACTCAGCTCCCTCCTCCACcgcctccaccacctcctccccagGTGAATGGCTCAGATTCCTCCCAACTCCCAAAATTGACAAATGGAACCACGCTGAACTCAGCAAACTCCCGCCCCTCTACTGGACAGGTCAAG TCTCAGGCCAAGATGAGTTCAGATCGTCCTCCACAGAGACCTAAGAAACCAAAGGACAACAAACCCAAG GTGAAGAAGCTGAAGTACCACCAGTACATCCCTCCAGACCAGAAAGCAGACAAGGAGCGTCCGCCACAGATGGACTCGTCCTACGCAAAGCTCCTCCAGCAACAGCAGCTCTTCCTGCAGCTGCAGATcctcagccagcagcagcagcactacAACTACCACACCATCTTGCCTGCCCCTCCCAA GCCTCCAACCGAGCAGCCTCCCACAGCCAACTCTGGCCCTTCTCCCTCTCGCAGCGTTCCCACATCAACCACCCTGGCCCCCTCCAGTCAGAGCGGCACTGCCCGTCAGAGCCAAACTGCAGGGGGAGGAGCCAAACTCGGCACTCTGCCAGCCAACCTGGATGAGTTCAAA GTTGCCGAGTTAAAACAGGAACTGAAATTACGCGGTTTGACTGTCTCAGGCACCAAGAATGATCTCATTGAGAGGCTCCGCAACTACCAGGAACAAAATGGCAGCACCACAGCGGTTTTGAAAAATGGCATATTGCAGCCCAGCCAGCAGGGCACTAACTCAGCTGCTAGCACCATCACATCCTCTCCAACCACAACTACCGCCCTTGACCACCAGTCAGGTGAGGGTGGGTTTAAGTTAGCTTTGTCCTCATTGGCTCATGCGGTACCTGGGAGAGTCATGCGTTTTGGCAGCACCAGCTCCAGCCCTCCCGTGTCGCCGACTCCATCTGAGAGGTCTTTGGCTGGGATGAGTCCAGATGAGACGAGCTGTAACGGAGACATGTTTGGAGAGATG GTGAGCTCTCCCTTGACCCAACTCACCCTGCACCCATCTCCTCAGCACCCATCAAACATCTCTCCGCTCTCACAGCTACTCTCCAAGGTCAAAGAGGAGATCCAGAGCCCATGCAGCCTGTCCAGGTCTTCAGCTGCCTCGGTCCAGCCTCCAGAGGCCCTGCCGGGGGTAGCCATGGAAACGTCCTCCATGGACAAGGATCAGATGCTCCAGGAGAAAGATAAACAGATTGAGGAGTTAACCAGGATGCTGAGGCAGAAGCAGAGGCTAGTGGAAACCCTCAGGTCCCAGCTGGAGCAGGGTAAGATGGCGAGTGGATTAGTGGTGGAGAAGGAAGGAAGTGAGAAGAGCAAAACATTACCAGAGGTTAAGCTTCAAACTCTAATAAAAGCCTCAGCCATTCAACCCCCGACTCTTCCTAACGGTATAGTGGTGAAGGTGAAGAAGGAGGTGGAGCCGGAGGAAGAAATGGAGGGCGTAACAGAGGAGGCCCAGGCAAGGAAGCTGGCCCAGCCGATGCAGTGCTCTCAGGAGACTCTGCTCAGGCTCCAGCAGATTCATCGGCTGCAGGTCCAACAAGCTgaacagcaaaaacagcagATACAACAACCCAAACAGCAGCATAGTCAGGTGCAACTGCAGAAGATGGCAGATGCTAAGTCAAACCctcaaaaacaacagcagcaaaaaaaagaagctcaaaTCCTgctccatcagcagcagcaactcCAGCAACTTATCATACAGCAAACCCAACAGAAACAGCTCCAGGCCCAGCAGAAGTTAGCACAGCAGAAACTGGCCCAGCAGAAACTCGCACAACAGAAGCTGGTGCAGCAGAACCAGCTCAAACAAACCCAAGGGCAGGTTCAACAGAGCCAGCAGAAGAACCAAGTCCAGCTGAAGCAGGTTCAGGTGCAGATCCAGAACCAGACAGTGGCAAGCCAGAAGCCCAATGTGACCCAAACCCAGCAGAGGAAACACCTGAAGGCTCAGCaaaggcagcagcagaaacagcaggcagcagctgtCGCATCACAACAG GTCACTCCAGTCCTCATCAACCAACAGAACGGCACTCAGATTCACACTCAGGCCATTTCATTAGACCTCCTCAAGGCCAGTGGCACACCCACACTGGTCACCGACAGCAACGGCAACCACTACCTGATCGCTCTGACCAGTCACACTACAGACGGACAGAATGGAGTGTCCTCATTGGCCAAAACCAATGGACGCATCACACTGCAG aGATTGCAGTCGACTCCAAGTAAACTCCCCAGCACCGACAGTCAATCAAAAGAGCAGACACAGGCCGAGACTGTGAGCCAGCCAATCAAAAAG GGACAGAAGACGGGGCTGCACCTGGACACCAATGGTGTTCCACAACCCAGCCTGTCAGTCACAGCTCCGCCCAACCTGCAGCCCTTCTTCGACGACATGTCAGACAGTGAAAGCCAGAGCAACTTAATCTCTTCTCTCAAG agagaggaggtgtgTCCGCCTTACGACCGGCACACACTGttcacccctccctctcccaaACCCAACACCTCCCTTCCTACTCAACACTCCAAA CAGGAGAATGGCGTGAATAGTCAGCAGATGGACGACCTGTTTGACATCCTGCTCAAGAGTGGAG AAATCCCCGGCTTCAAGTCGAACCCGGACCCTTCCCTCGCCCCTCTCCATTCTGACCCgccctccccctcttctcccccatctcccctccacctctccccTCCCACCCCTACAGAGCCCCTCATCTCCCCTCAGCCTTCAGTGGGAGAGCCCTGCACAGGCAGCGGACGCCTGGAGGACTTCCTGGAGAGCACCACAGGCGCCCCACTGCTGGGCGTGGAGCCCGACGGCGGTCTGACGCTGATCGATGACCTCCACAACCAAATGCTGAGCACGCCCAGCATCCTGGaccaccctccctcccccatGGACACATCTGACCTGGGCTTCTCCCCCCATTCTACGGGGTTGGACTTTGGCGACCCCACCTTGGACAGCATGGACTGGCTGGATATCTCCATGGTGGGGAGCGCCAGCGGAGGGAGCGGGGGCGGcggaggggggagaggaggaggaggcggagctGTTGAAGGAGACGGGGGGACGAGTCTGGCCCCGCTGGCGCCGCACACTCCGCCGAGCGTCTTCTCGGCCGATTTTCTGGACAGCACAGACCTGCAGCTGCACTGGGAGTCATGTCTGTAG
- the mrtfab gene encoding myocardin related transcription factor Ab isoform X10, producing the protein MIMLDTNHCLSFDPSPMGSPPMGDDMEKAGLKMDHDRHVYHSLKEVLQLKLQQRRTREELVSQGIMPPLKSPAAFHEQRRSLERARTEDYLKRKIRSRPERSELVRMHILEETSAEPSLQAKQLQLKRARLADDLNDKISHRPGPIELVHKNILSVSCPLQNSLLDSPKGAGGESSSLDEDSSDALSPDQLTNHDSPLSAVPQLSPSDALTQNGDISPTQFLTQLPPPPPPPPPPQVNGSDSSQLPKLTNGTTLNSANSRPSTGQVKSQAKMSSDRPPQRPKKPKDNKPKVKKLKYHQYIPPDQKADKERPPQMDSSYAKLLQQQQLFLQLQILSQQQQHYNYHTILPAPPKPPTEQPPTANSGPSPSRSVPTSTTLAPSSQSGTARQSQTAGGGAKLGTLPANLDEFKVAELKQELKLRGLTVSGTKNDLIERLRNYQEQNGSTTAVLKNGILQPSQQGTNSAASTITSSPTTTTALDHQSGEGGFKLALSSLAHAVPGRVMRFGSTSSSPPVSPTPSERSLAGMSPDETSCNGDMFGEMVSSPLTQLTLHPSPQHPSNISPLSQLLSKVKEEIQSPCSLSRSSAASVQPPEALPGVAMETSSMDKDQMLQEKDKQIEELTRMLRQKQRLVETLRSQLEQGKMASGLVVEKEGSEKSKTLPEVKLQTLIKASAIQPPTLPNGIVVKVKKEVEPEEEMEGVTEEAQARKLAQPMQCSQETLLRLQQIHRLQVQQAEQQKQQIQQPKQQHSQVQLQKMADAKSNPQKQQQQKKEAQILLHQQQQLQQLIIQQTQQKQLQAQQKLAQQKLAQQKLAQQKLVQQNQLKQTQGQVQQSQQKNQVQLKQVQVQIQNQTVASQKPNVTQTQQRKHLKAQQRQQQKQQAAAVASQQVTPVLINQQNGTQIHTQAISLDLLKASGTPTLVTDSNGNHYLIALTSHTTDGQNGVSSLAKTNGRITLQRLQSTPSKLPSTDSQSKEQTQAETVSQPIKKGQKTGLHLDTNGVPQPSLSVTAPPNLQPFFDDMSDSESQSNLISSLKREEVCPPYDRHTLFTPPSPKPNTSLPTQHSKENGVNSQQMDDLFDILLKSGEIPGFKSNPDPSLAPLHSDPPSPSSPPSPLHLSPPTPTEPLISPQPSVGEPCTGSGRLEDFLESTTGAPLLGVEPDGGLTLIDDLHNQMLSTPSILDHPPSPMDTSDLGFSPHSTGLDFGDPTLDSMDWLDISMVGSASGGSGGGGGGRGGGGGAVEGDGGTSLAPLAPHTPPSVFSADFLDSTDLQLHWESCL; encoded by the exons CGAACAGCGGAGGAGTCTGGAGCGAGCAAGG ACTGAGGACTATCTGAAGAGGAAGATCCGAAGTCGTCCTGAGCGCTCTGAGCTGGTCAGGATGCACATTCTGGAGG AGACGTCAGCAGAGCCATCCCTGCAGGCCAAGCAGCTGCAGCTCAAGCGAGCAAGACTGGCAGACGACCTCAACGACAAGATATCCCACAGACCGGGTCCTATCGAACTGGTTCACAAGAACATCCTGTCTGTCAGCTGCCCTCTACAGAACTCACTGCTGG ATTCTCCAAAGGGAGCCGGGGGAGAGAGCTCGTCTTTAGATGAAGACAGCAGCGATGCTCTGTCACCAGACCAGCTAACCAATCACGACTCTCCCCTGAGTGCCGTCCCTCAGCTGTCCCCCTCCGATGCACTCACCCAGAATGGGGACATTTCTCCCACACAG TTCCTTACTCAGCTCCCTCCTCCACcgcctccaccacctcctccccagGTGAATGGCTCAGATTCCTCCCAACTCCCAAAATTGACAAATGGAACCACGCTGAACTCAGCAAACTCCCGCCCCTCTACTGGACAGGTCAAG TCTCAGGCCAAGATGAGTTCAGATCGTCCTCCACAGAGACCTAAGAAACCAAAGGACAACAAACCCAAG GTGAAGAAGCTGAAGTACCACCAGTACATCCCTCCAGACCAGAAAGCAGACAAGGAGCGTCCGCCACAGATGGACTCGTCCTACGCAAAGCTCCTCCAGCAACAGCAGCTCTTCCTGCAGCTGCAGATcctcagccagcagcagcagcactacAACTACCACACCATCTTGCCTGCCCCTCCCAA GCCTCCAACCGAGCAGCCTCCCACAGCCAACTCTGGCCCTTCTCCCTCTCGCAGCGTTCCCACATCAACCACCCTGGCCCCCTCCAGTCAGAGCGGCACTGCCCGTCAGAGCCAAACTGCAGGGGGAGGAGCCAAACTCGGCACTCTGCCAGCCAACCTGGATGAGTTCAAA GTTGCCGAGTTAAAACAGGAACTGAAATTACGCGGTTTGACTGTCTCAGGCACCAAGAATGATCTCATTGAGAGGCTCCGCAACTACCAGGAACAAAATGGCAGCACCACAGCGGTTTTGAAAAATGGCATATTGCAGCCCAGCCAGCAGGGCACTAACTCAGCTGCTAGCACCATCACATCCTCTCCAACCACAACTACCGCCCTTGACCACCAGTCAGGTGAGGGTGGGTTTAAGTTAGCTTTGTCCTCATTGGCTCATGCGGTACCTGGGAGAGTCATGCGTTTTGGCAGCACCAGCTCCAGCCCTCCCGTGTCGCCGACTCCATCTGAGAGGTCTTTGGCTGGGATGAGTCCAGATGAGACGAGCTGTAACGGAGACATGTTTGGAGAGATG GTGAGCTCTCCCTTGACCCAACTCACCCTGCACCCATCTCCTCAGCACCCATCAAACATCTCTCCGCTCTCACAGCTACTCTCCAAGGTCAAAGAGGAGATCCAGAGCCCATGCAGCCTGTCCAGGTCTTCAGCTGCCTCGGTCCAGCCTCCAGAGGCCCTGCCGGGGGTAGCCATGGAAACGTCCTCCATGGACAAGGATCAGATGCTCCAGGAGAAAGATAAACAGATTGAGGAGTTAACCAGGATGCTGAGGCAGAAGCAGAGGCTAGTGGAAACCCTCAGGTCCCAGCTGGAGCAGGGTAAGATGGCGAGTGGATTAGTGGTGGAGAAGGAAGGAAGTGAGAAGAGCAAAACATTACCAGAGGTTAAGCTTCAAACTCTAATAAAAGCCTCAGCCATTCAACCCCCGACTCTTCCTAACGGTATAGTGGTGAAGGTGAAGAAGGAGGTGGAGCCGGAGGAAGAAATGGAGGGCGTAACAGAGGAGGCCCAGGCAAGGAAGCTGGCCCAGCCGATGCAGTGCTCTCAGGAGACTCTGCTCAGGCTCCAGCAGATTCATCGGCTGCAGGTCCAACAAGCTgaacagcaaaaacagcagATACAACAACCCAAACAGCAGCATAGTCAGGTGCAACTGCAGAAGATGGCAGATGCTAAGTCAAACCctcaaaaacaacagcagcaaaaaaaagaagctcaaaTCCTgctccatcagcagcagcaactcCAGCAACTTATCATACAGCAAACCCAACAGAAACAGCTCCAGGCCCAGCAGAAGTTAGCACAGCAGAAACTGGCCCAGCAGAAACTCGCACAACAGAAGCTGGTGCAGCAGAACCAGCTCAAACAAACCCAAGGGCAGGTTCAACAGAGCCAGCAGAAGAACCAAGTCCAGCTGAAGCAGGTTCAGGTGCAGATCCAGAACCAGACAGTGGCAAGCCAGAAGCCCAATGTGACCCAAACCCAGCAGAGGAAACACCTGAAGGCTCAGCaaaggcagcagcagaaacagcaggcagcagctgtCGCATCACAACAG GTCACTCCAGTCCTCATCAACCAACAGAACGGCACTCAGATTCACACTCAGGCCATTTCATTAGACCTCCTCAAGGCCAGTGGCACACCCACACTGGTCACCGACAGCAACGGCAACCACTACCTGATCGCTCTGACCAGTCACACTACAGACGGACAGAATGGAGTGTCCTCATTGGCCAAAACCAATGGACGCATCACACTGCAG aGATTGCAGTCGACTCCAAGTAAACTCCCCAGCACCGACAGTCAATCAAAAGAGCAGACACAGGCCGAGACTGTGAGCCAGCCAATCAAAAAG GGACAGAAGACGGGGCTGCACCTGGACACCAATGGTGTTCCACAACCCAGCCTGTCAGTCACAGCTCCGCCCAACCTGCAGCCCTTCTTCGACGACATGTCAGACAGTGAAAGCCAGAGCAACTTAATCTCTTCTCTCAAG agagaggaggtgtgTCCGCCTTACGACCGGCACACACTGttcacccctccctctcccaaACCCAACACCTCCCTTCCTACTCAACACTCCAAA GAGAATGGCGTGAATAGTCAGCAGATGGACGACCTGTTTGACATCCTGCTCAAGAGTGGAG AAATCCCCGGCTTCAAGTCGAACCCGGACCCTTCCCTCGCCCCTCTCCATTCTGACCCgccctccccctcttctcccccatctcccctccacctctccccTCCCACCCCTACAGAGCCCCTCATCTCCCCTCAGCCTTCAGTGGGAGAGCCCTGCACAGGCAGCGGACGCCTGGAGGACTTCCTGGAGAGCACCACAGGCGCCCCACTGCTGGGCGTGGAGCCCGACGGCGGTCTGACGCTGATCGATGACCTCCACAACCAAATGCTGAGCACGCCCAGCATCCTGGaccaccctccctcccccatGGACACATCTGACCTGGGCTTCTCCCCCCATTCTACGGGGTTGGACTTTGGCGACCCCACCTTGGACAGCATGGACTGGCTGGATATCTCCATGGTGGGGAGCGCCAGCGGAGGGAGCGGGGGCGGcggaggggggagaggaggaggaggcggagctGTTGAAGGAGACGGGGGGACGAGTCTGGCCCCGCTGGCGCCGCACACTCCGCCGAGCGTCTTCTCGGCCGATTTTCTGGACAGCACAGACCTGCAGCTGCACTGGGAGTCATGTCTGTAG